In Roseibium algicola, the DNA window AGCCAGTTGCCCTTTGGGCATGGCTGACGTCAACGGACTGCGACAAGGCAAAACCGGCGGCCCAGTCGGTAAGCGGTTCGGTTGCCTCAGGGGCCGGAACTGTCACGATTTCCAGCGGCAGTCCGTGGCGGGCTGAAATGTGAGATGCCAGATGACCGACCGAGATGCCGGGAATGCAGCTCGCGATCAGGGACATCCGGAACCGTGCGTTCTTGAGGGCAAGAGCATAAAGCGCGGCAAGGTCGTTGATTTCAACAAGCGCCCATTTGGTTTGCGACGTCGCGCGGGTTTCAAACGGCCTGCCTTCTTTCAGCGCGGCCGTCATTTCGGCAATCGGCCCGGTCGTCTGGCCGCAGGCGAGGGCCGGATGAATGACCGTCAGATTGAGATCCGTTCCGTGTGACAGGGTCCTGATCGTCTCGGTCATGAAGCGAAACGCAGGTAAGGGCGCGAACTGGGTTTTCTCGGTCAACAGGCTGTCGCCTGCCGTTGCGGGAAAGAGCCAGATGCCTCCGGTGTAAACAATCTTGAGCGGCTGCTTGCGGTGCCTTGATGCCTGCTTCAACGCAAGCATGCTCTGGCGGTCAACACGACCCATGTCTTCGGAAAAAGTTGCACCAAGATGGATGACGGCATCGCATGAGGCCGCCCGTGATACCCAGCTTTCCGGTGCTCGCAAGTCGCCCGGGTAGGCGCTTGCACCGAACGCACGCAGCTTTGCCGAGGACGCGTCAGAGCGGGCCAGACCGATTACCCTGGCACCATCCTGAACCAGCCGCTTTACCACGGCAGAACCGATCTCGCCGGTTCCACCCGTTACAAATACTTCCATGGGCAAAGAGAACCCCGTTCTTGCCATCGGCGCAAGCTGAAGCTGCCTGTGAAATTGGACAATCCACCGCCGTTTCTCGCCACAATCTTGACCTTGGCGGGAAGCCTGATACGTCAGAAGCATGACCTTGCATCTGGTAAAACTGTGCGTCGGCGCGGACAGCGTCGAGTCTCTTCAGGCCTGGATCGATTTTCGTATGGAGAACGCCCGCAAATCGGGACTTCCGGCGGAAACGATCCATACGACGCGCATGGTGCCAACCCGTAAGGACGAGCTTCTGGACGGTGGGTCTCTCTATTGGGTGATCAAGGGCAAGATCCAGGTGCGTCAGCACCTGATCGACATCAGGCCGTTTACGGATCAGGCGGGCGTCAAACGCTGCGACCTGGTGATGGAGCCGAGACTGATCCTGACGCAGTACCAGCCCAAGCGGCCGTTTCAGGGCTGGCGATATCTGAAGGTGCAGGACGCGCCGGCGGATCTGAAGGCTGGTGGTGCGGCACACGCCATGCCGGAGGACATGCGGCGGGATCTTACGGAACTCTGCCTGCTTTGATCCGCTGATTTCAGCCTGGATCCGGCAGGGCCTTCTGAAGATGCGTGACCAGTGTGCCGAGTTCCGGCCAGCCGCGCCCGAGGCCCGGGTTCTCCTTCTTTCGTGTCATGGCAAGATGGGCATAGCCATGCACCAGCGACCACACGAGTATCTCGATTTCTTCCGGATCGGTCCCTTCAGGGATCAGCGGGGCGCATGTTTCGCGCAGGATGGCGTAGGCCCTTGAGGCGTGCACCGCGAATTCCTCGTCATCCTCTTTGAACTTCTGTCCCGAAAAAATGAACAGGAACAGCTCCGGGTGGCCGGTGGCGAAATCCAGGTACCCCTGACAGATCGCGCTCAGTCTTTCTGTTGCCGCAGGAGGGGACGCATCGAGGCGTTGTTCCATCGCCTGGCAAAACAGGGCGAAGCCGCGCCCTGCAATCGCCGTCGACAAACCTGTGATGTTCTTGAAGTGATAACCGGGCGCAGCGTGTGACACACCCGCCTTGGCGGCGCATTCACGCAACGAGAGCTTGTCCGGACCACGTTCTCGCAAAAGCGCCACACCTGCATCAACCAGGGCTTTTCGAAGACTGCCGTCTCTTTTGCGACGAGGAGGAGTAACTGTCATGCGGTCTTCATCGGTCATTCGCTTGACAGTGTCAAGTTTTACTCTATCTTGACACTGTCAAGTTGTGTTGGGGGGTCGGTATGTCGATGGTTTCTAGGTTTGCAGCAAACGTTGCTTTTTGGACGGTGGCTGTGAGCGCCGCTCTGGTCGCAGTGGCTTCATTGAGGTTTTTGGCGCTGGGGGTATCTGCTTCAATGGAATTCGTGGCGCATAACCTCGACGGAAATGCGCTGATGCTTTACGCCCATATCGGTGTTGCACCGATCGCACTTGCCTTGATGCCGTTTCAATTCATGACAAGGCTGCGAGCCAGCAGGCCGAAACTGCACCGCTGGCTGGGGCGAGGGTACGTCGTGTCGATCCTGATCTCGGGGATTGCGGGACTTCAGCTGGCTTTTCACACGACTGCAGGGACCTTCGCTGCAACAGGCTTTGCGATTCTCGCAGTCTTGTGGCTGGCGACGACCGGCATCGCGTTCGCCTTTGCCTTGAGGCGGCAATTCCCGCGTCACCGAGCCTGGATGCTGCGTTCGGCAGCTCTTACATTTGCTGCCGTAACATTGCGGGTCTATCTGGGGAGCAGTATGGCGGCAGGGGTCGATTTTGAAGTCGCCTATCCACTTATCGCCTGGCTGTGCTGGGTGCCTAACGTCCTCGTCATGGAGGTATATCTGCAGATGGCTCGGCCCGGAAAGACCCGCCTGATTTCAGCGGCAGCGTAAGAACATGATCGGCTGCGCCATGTCGCATCCGACGGCTTGAGACTTGCCAAAACGGCTGCCCCGACCCAAGTTGAGTGTCACCAACTGGCAGAAGGAGGCGGCCGTGAACGTCAAGACCGGCAAAGGCACGGTAGACCCTATGGTCAAGCAGGACGCCCGCGTGCCTTCAGCCGAATCCGATGTTGCTGCCTTTCTTCAGAAGGCCAAGGAAATTGCACCGCAACCGGGCAGCGGCGGGCGGTTGGTGTTTGCCCTGGACGCTACCATGAGCCGTCAACCGACCTGGGACCAGGCCTGTCAGATTCAGGCGGAGATGTTTCAGGAAGCCGGCAAGATTTCAGGCCTCAGCATCAAGCTTGTCTATTTTCGCGGTTTTGGTGAATGCCGGGCGTCCCGCTGGTTTTCCAGCGGCACTGAGCTCGCCCATGCGATGAGCCGGATTTCCTGTCAGGGCGGGCGTACCCAGATCCGAAAGGTGCTCTCGGCTGCCTTGTCCGCTGCCAATACCGAGAAAATCGCGGCGCTGGTCTATGTCGGCGATTGCATGGAAGAGGACGTGGATGCCCTGTGTGACAAGGCCGGCCAGCTGGGTATGCTTGGTGTGCCGATGTTCCTGTTTCAGGAGGGGCGTGACAGCGTCGCTGAGCGCGCGTTTCGCGAGATGGCCAGACTGACCAACGGCGCCTTTTGCCGGTTTGATTCCGGGTCGGCCCAGCAACTGGCCGATCTTTTGAAGGCGGTTGCCGTTTTCGCCAGCGGAGGCCGGACGGCACTTCAGCAGCTGGAAAAGCAAGGCGGCAAGGGCGCAACGCTTCTGCTGCAGCAGCTACCATCGGCCCGCTAGAGCCCGGAAAGCGCCGGGCTTGCACTTCCTTGCTGTAGCCGGTGCCGGAGGTTTACATACTCGGCAAATTTCGACACGTGACTGGAGTAGGGCCGGAGCATCCCAATGTGATGGTCCCGGGCCGGCGAACGGGGAACCAACCGCCACATGATTTATTTGATTATCGGCTTGATACTGCTGACCGCCCTGTTGACGCTCGGCAACAAGTTCGTGAACGCCAATCCCGCAAATCTGGCCAGAGGACTGCGCCTCTTCGGAGGAGCGTTTCTGATGGTGTTGGCGCTGGTCTTTGCGCTGACGGGCCGGTTCGTGTTTGCCATCCCGTTGTTCGGGCTTGGCTTGTCGGTGCTGGGGATGTCCGGGCTGAACTGGCTCTCGTCAGGCTACAAACCTCAGAAAACCTCCGGACAACGTTCCCGTGTGCGGACCGCTATGGTGGAGATGGAACTCGATCACGATACCGGTCACATGACCGGGATCGTGCTGGCAGGCACCTATCAGGGGCGCGAGCTGGATCAGTTGACCGAAACGGACCTGGAAGCCTTTTGGCAGGAGACGGCCCAGGACGGTCAGAGCCAGAAGCTAGTCGAAGCTTATCTCGACCGCAGGCTTGCCGGTTGGCGTGAACACTTCCAGGCGAATGGAGCAGAGCGGCAGGGAAGCGCGGCGAGCTCTGGCCCCATGACAGATGAGGAGGCCTACCAGATCCTGGGGCTTACGCCCGATGCCGGGGACGCGGAAATTAGAGCCGCGCACCGCAGGCTTATGATGCGGGTCCATCCCGACCAGGGAGGCTCCGGTTTCCTCGCGGCGAAAATCAACGAGGCTAAAGACACGCTTCTCAGAAGACATTGACGGCATCCGTTACGCGGTTACTGGTAGATGGCGAAGCAAGCGTATTTTGCCTTTTTCAAGCTTTTGCAGGCATTCCACGCAGCTGTTTTGGTGTCGAAGCCGACGAAGCGGGCCCGGTAGAGGGTCTGTCCGTTGGTGTCGACGGGTTCGGTGTAAGGGACCCGGCCACGAAGGGCGGATCCGGTCTTGGCCTTGGCGTTCTTCAACATAGTGATGGCCTGGCCTTCGGATTCTGTTGCGGCGATCTGGACCTGCCAGCCCGGCTCGACATCGCGGGTGTCGCTGGTTGCAACCGTAACGCTGTCGTCGTCGCTGCTGTTGTCGGCAGCTGCGGTTTCAGGCGCTGCAACTGTTTCAACCGGCGTCGTGTTGACCGCGATCGTCTGAACGGAGACGGTCTTGACCGACTGCGCGGAGCCGACAGCGCGCTGGCTGTTGTCCGACTTCACGACTTCTGCTCTTGCAGCTTCGATCAGGGCAGTCCGGGAAATCGAATTGGTGTTCAGCGGCTCATCCGGGCTTGAAGGCGGGATCGGCGGCAAAGCTGTTGCGACCGCAAACGTGCTGTCAAAGCGTTGCTTGACCAGTTTCGGCGGCAGCGGAACGTCGTTGCCAAAGCCTGGAACCGGAGCAGGGGCCTGGGCCGAAGCCATGACTGGCGCATTGGACGCAGTCACGGGAAGGGGGGCCGGAGCCGGTGTTGGAATGGCGCCAGGGTTGGACGGTGCGGTGAATGCCAGCACCATCGGCTCACCCGTTGCAGGCACGGGCTCGCTTCCCGGCTTGCTGTTCGGAAGAGGCGGGTTCTTCAGCGCAATTGCCACGAAAGTCGGTTCAGACGTGTTCTGAACGATCAGCGGGGCCGTTTTCGGGCCGCGGCTTGCCTTGGGCAGATAGGAGTTGATGAGCTTTGTCATCTGCGCGTTGCGTGACGCGCCGGTCTTGCCACCCATCACGACGGCCACAATCTGCCGCCCGTCCCGGTTCACAGAAGTCACCAGGTTGAAGCCGGAAGCCCGGATGTAACCGGTCTTGATGCCGTCTACACCCTTTACGCGGCCCAGCAGCTTGTTGTGGTTGCCATAGGTGCGTCCGTTGTACTTGTAGGCACGGGTTTTGAAGTAGCCGTAGTACTGCGGGAACCGTTCCTGAATTGCGCGCCCAAGCGTCGCCATGTCGCGGGCCGTCGTACGCTGCCCGCTGTCGGGCAGGCCGTGCGGGTTGCGGAAAGTGGTCTTCGACATGCCGATCTGGCGCGCCGTACGGGTCATGCGCTCGGCGAATTTCTTTTCAGAGCCACCCAGGTTTTCAGCGATCACGGATGCGACGTCGTTCGCAGACTTGGTAACAAGTGCGAGGATGGCGTCCTTGACTTTGATCGTGCCGCCGGGCTTGAGGCCCAGCTTGGAGGGCGGACGTGCTGAAGCGTAGCTGGAAACGCTCAGGTTGGAGTCCAGTGACAGTCGCCCGGCTTCCAGTTCCTCGAACACAAGATAAAGCGTCATAATCTTGGTGAGCGATGCCGGGTACCGGTAGGCGTCAGC includes these proteins:
- a CDS encoding SDR family oxidoreductase — its product is MEVFVTGGTGEIGSAVVKRLVQDGARVIGLARSDASSAKLRAFGASAYPGDLRAPESWVSRAASCDAVIHLGATFSEDMGRVDRQSMLALKQASRHRKQPLKIVYTGGIWLFPATAGDSLLTEKTQFAPLPAFRFMTETIRTLSHGTDLNLTVIHPALACGQTTGPIAEMTAALKEGRPFETRATSQTKWALVEINDLAALYALALKNARFRMSLIASCIPGISVGHLASHISARHGLPLEIVTVPAPEATEPLTDWAAGFALSQSVDVSHAQRATGWQPEHSTIEDLVVSLSK
- a CDS encoding DUF1489 family protein; translation: MTLHLVKLCVGADSVESLQAWIDFRMENARKSGLPAETIHTTRMVPTRKDELLDGGSLYWVIKGKIQVRQHLIDIRPFTDQAGVKRCDLVMEPRLILTQYQPKRPFQGWRYLKVQDAPADLKAGGAAHAMPEDMRRDLTELCLL
- a CDS encoding TetR/AcrR family transcriptional regulator, with translation MTVTPPRRKRDGSLRKALVDAGVALLRERGPDKLSLRECAAKAGVSHAAPGYHFKNITGLSTAIAGRGFALFCQAMEQRLDASPPAATERLSAICQGYLDFATGHPELFLFIFSGQKFKEDDEEFAVHASRAYAILRETCAPLIPEGTDPEEIEILVWSLVHGYAHLAMTRKKENPGLGRGWPELGTLVTHLQKALPDPG
- a CDS encoding DUF2306 domain-containing protein, whose amino-acid sequence is MEFVAHNLDGNALMLYAHIGVAPIALALMPFQFMTRLRASRPKLHRWLGRGYVVSILISGIAGLQLAFHTTAGTFAATGFAILAVLWLATTGIAFAFALRRQFPRHRAWMLRSAALTFAAVTLRVYLGSSMAAGVDFEVAYPLIAWLCWVPNVLVMEVYLQMARPGKTRLISAAA
- a CDS encoding VWA domain-containing protein; this encodes MVKQDARVPSAESDVAAFLQKAKEIAPQPGSGGRLVFALDATMSRQPTWDQACQIQAEMFQEAGKISGLSIKLVYFRGFGECRASRWFSSGTELAHAMSRISCQGGRTQIRKVLSAALSAANTEKIAALVYVGDCMEEDVDALCDKAGQLGMLGVPMFLFQEGRDSVAERAFREMARLTNGAFCRFDSGSAQQLADLLKAVAVFASGGRTALQQLEKQGGKGATLLLQQLPSAR
- a CDS encoding DnaJ domain-containing protein, producing the protein MIYLIIGLILLTALLTLGNKFVNANPANLARGLRLFGGAFLMVLALVFALTGRFVFAIPLFGLGLSVLGMSGLNWLSSGYKPQKTSGQRSRVRTAMVEMELDHDTGHMTGIVLAGTYQGRELDQLTETDLEAFWQETAQDGQSQKLVEAYLDRRLAGWREHFQANGAERQGSAASSGPMTDEEAYQILGLTPDAGDAEIRAAHRRLMMRVHPDQGGSGFLAAKINEAKDTLLRRH
- a CDS encoding serine hydrolase, with the protein product MRIFRKGRALARTAKILTLGLVLLGVPATAMANPKYAGIVVDAKTGKTLYSSSADAYRYPASLTKIMTLYLVFEELEAGRLSLDSNLSVSSYASARPPSKLGLKPGGTIKVKDAILALVTKSANDVASVIAENLGGSEKKFAERMTRTARQIGMSKTTFRNPHGLPDSGQRTTARDMATLGRAIQERFPQYYGYFKTRAYKYNGRTYGNHNKLLGRVKGVDGIKTGYIRASGFNLVTSVNRDGRQIVAVVMGGKTGASRNAQMTKLINSYLPKASRGPKTAPLIVQNTSEPTFVAIALKNPPLPNSKPGSEPVPATGEPMVLAFTAPSNPGAIPTPAPAPLPVTASNAPVMASAQAPAPVPGFGNDVPLPPKLVKQRFDSTFAVATALPPIPPSSPDEPLNTNSISRTALIEAARAEVVKSDNSQRAVGSAQSVKTVSVQTIAVNTTPVETVAAPETAAADNSSDDDSVTVATSDTRDVEPGWQVQIAATESEGQAITMLKNAKAKTGSALRGRVPYTEPVDTNGQTLYRARFVGFDTKTAAWNACKSLKKAKYACFAIYQ